GCGAAACTGTCAGGCTGTAATCCATCACGATGTCGCCGAGATCGGTGTAGAGCGTCTGCTTGCCAATGGTAAAGGTGAGCACCCTATCCACGTAACCGGGCTTGCTCAGCCTTAAAGTGTAGGTACCCGATGGTAGCGCTAGCCAGAATCTCCCATCGGCGCCTGTGGTGGATCTGGCTACAACGTTGTTATTGGAATCGTACACGACGACTGTCGCACCATCGATGGGTAGGCCGTCCCGGTTCAGAACGGTACCAGCGACACCGATCGACGCTTGTGCTAGCACCAAAACTGCCAGTAGAATCGTCGTGATGGTAGTGAGTAACCCTACAGCTTTCATCGGCTTCCACGGTAGAGGAGCTTATATGCCGCTTGTGGACCTTAAGTCCATTTTCCACTTATATCTCAACGCCGAATGCCTCCGCGATTCTCAGTATCCTCTCGTACTCTCTGAGGAACTCCCTCCCCCTCTTAGTGATCCTGTACTTCACTTCCCTCCCGTCCTCTTCGCGCACGACGAGCTCCTTCTCAGCAAGCTCATCGAGGTACCTCATGAGGCGAGCGTAGGACAGGTTAGCCTCCATCATCAACTTCGTGATGTTTGCCTCTCCCGACTCCAGAACCCTCAAAATATCCGCTAGGATCCTCAGCTTTGTGCGTCTTTTCATCAAGCCCGCGCCACCCTGGCTGCGAGCGCGAGGAAGGATAGCAGACCGAAAAGGTAGAGAGCTTTGGATGCCACGAAGAGCTCCTCGCTACCGCTGATGACAGAGAGAGGGAGTAATACGTTGGAGAGCAGCAGCATCGCGAAGGCAACTACGGGCAAAATGGAGTTCGTCGATTTCGTTGAAAGGTGTACGCTCACCGCGTTGAGCAGTATGAACAGCGATAACGCGATGTTGACGAAGGCGAGGGTCAAGAAAAGGCCGCTCCACACCCTTTGCAAGGCGAACAGCGGCAGCAGGGGGATTAGGGCGGCTGTGGGCTCCGCCTGCCCCCTCGCGCAGCGCAACTGTGCAAGCTCCACAGCGTA
This genomic window from Thermofilaceae archaeon contains:
- a CDS encoding DUF4364 family protein, which encodes MKRRTKLRILADILRVLESGEANITKLMMEANLSYARLMRYLDELAEKELVVREEDGREVKYRITKRGREFLREYERILRIAEAFGVEI